The following is a genomic window from Peptococcaceae bacterium.
TCATCAAGGGTTTGTCCTGCCGCCGCCAGTTTTTCCGCCTGGGCGGTCAGGTCCTGGATTAAGGAGGCCAAGTGCACGGAAGCTGAGTGCAGGTTGCTTGCGGACGTAAGGATAAATTCCCTGGTGTCTGTTGTCTCTGTGGTGACGATGCAGCCGATTACGGAACCGCTGTCGTCTAGAATAGGGAGCCCGTTAGCAAGATAAGGCACGCCGTAAACAGATTTTTTTTGTGGCACCTCGATACTGATCCGCTTTTTGTCTTTCATGCATCTTTCGGCGACGGTACCTGGGGATATTTTGTCCCCGGCTTTTCTTCCCAGGTCGAGTCTTTCCGCTGGCCAATATGCCAGGTAGGTATCGCCGGCAATAACCGAAATTCCTATGTCGGCGGCAGTTATTTGATTGATGTACGGGGCGACCGCGGCGAAATACTCAAGAACTTTCATCCCTTTGACCTGGCTGGTACTGGCGTTGTTAGATTTCTCATTTGCGTCCTGACTCTCAAGACGGTCATAGTGATTAATACCCTCCATTTTTTGTCACCTCTTCTTATTTCTATTTTTATTGTTATAACGGAAAATTTTGAAAACCCTGCTGTTTTTTATATAACACATTTGTCCCTGGCTAGCAATATTTATATTATTTGAGCTTTTTGCGATGTAAGCTATTTTTATGATTTTCTAATCGCAAATCAAGCA
Proteins encoded in this region:
- a CDS encoding methyl-accepting chemotaxis protein, with translation MEGINHYDRLESQDANEKSNNASTSQVKGMKVLEYFAAVAPYINQITAADIGISVIAGDTYLAYWPAERLDLGRKAGDKISPGTVAERCMKDKKRISIEVPQKKSVYGVPYLANGLPILDDSGSVIGCIVTTETTDTREFILTSASNLHSASVHLASLIQDLTAQAEKLAAAGQTLDEIANRTLEKVQDTSTIVSYIQDIAKQTKLLGLNAAIEAARTGEAGRGFAVVADEIGKLASFSSESARQINDILKALKESNTLLASQNKDVDKAVQQQLAVIEEIASASQELAAMAEGLQNQAGSLYKQA